The Cardiocondyla obscurior isolate alpha-2009 linkage group LG22, Cobs3.1, whole genome shotgun sequence genome includes a region encoding these proteins:
- the LOC139111079 gene encoding U6 snRNA phosphodiesterase 1 has protein sequence MAGLHLIQTYSSDSDEDQHDEKGKDDHKIVNKLALPASILSWKGVTYNEEVIDDPLDHDGRVRSFKHERGNWATLIYINYMPSNSLHTWINSVLSKLPVEGTIVSSPHISLSRTLVLKFHWIESFVEGIKLLCHRFNKFVVQLTDIRVYCNEEKTRTFLGIYCQDENGMLKCLTEAFDKVLAGYQLPSFYEDTSYHISFFWCLGDKRTCLKEFLPSLTSDLNKFLAENTEDIYVHINDIQCKIGNKCYTFELK, from the exons atGGCCGGCTTACATTTAATACAAACGTACTCGTCCGACTCTGACGAAGACCAGCACgacgagaaaggaaaagacgATCATAAAATTGTAAACAA GTTAGCTTTACCTGCAAGTATTTTATCGTGGAAAGGAGTTACATATAATGAAGAAGTGATTGATGATCCATTGGATCATGATGGACGAGTACGAAGTTTTAAGCATGAGCGCGGTAATTGGGCTACTCTGATTTACATAAACT ATATGCCCAGCAATTCCCTTCATACTTGGATAAATTCGGTTTTAAGTAAACTACCTGTCGAGGGTACTATTGTCTCTAGTCCTCATATTAGTCTTAGCCGTACTTTGGTTTTAAAGTTTCATTGGATCGAATCGTTTGTCGAAGGTATAAAATTGCTGTGTCATAGATTTAACAAATTTGTTGTTCAACTCACGGATATAAGAGTATACTGCAATGAGGAAAAAACTCGTACGTTCCTTGGAATTTATTGTCAGGATGAAAATGGAATGTTAAAGTGCCTAACTGAAGCATTTGATAAGGTATTGGCCGGATATCAATTGCCATCATTTTACGAG gATACTTCGTATCATATTAGTTTCTTTTGGTGCCTTGGGGACAAGCGAACTTGCTTAAAAGAATTTCTACCGTCTCTTACtagcgatttaaataaatttctggcAGAAAATACAGAAGATATTTACGTACATATCAACGACATACAATGcaaaattggaaataaatgCTATACTTTTgaactaaaataa
- the LOC139111068 gene encoding tonsoku-like protein — MNIDKLIKKKQHAKRDNNLHQLAETTKTLGDLYFEDERLEEALQEYTEQLKVCEQLQDKLSCAIAHRMIGEVYASLGNYEQALIHQNLHLEGAKNIKNLIEEQRAFATLGRTYFCLAESLTDKTEKDESLANAKAAYVQSMELCDKLEITEIKLEEKTLMRARLLLNLGLTLEAQKDTQQAISLIEQATTLCISNNFQEDLHRTCISLATIYERQNNLELALSYIDTAATVSDIRLKAEAKLTKAELFMRFGQWIETRKILVSLYTSSRLPKDINHQVEKYLRIIVTICRAENSLLVETDTWAKQKLYETLGDAAVAVQSFNKGVEYYRHMLTCAEITGKQIGISLTSLAQTLKDAERCEEALPVARRELELCINPREKCRSALFLADLLIATNAADLEIRECYTLALSFANESENVKLQKSAIRDLASYLESVGQFDDAENTKQRAGFNLESSSDTESEVLPEESDGIGADICLEDLSDLETEETVKKTIGTKRRSKRTKSTIKRNEKGETQLHVACINGDINAVERLLSSGHSTNVRDHCGWSPLHEAANHGYVDIAELLLKHGANVNDPGGTSCKGVTPLHDAAYCGHFSMMRLLMQYGATVALKTHDGDTVLDCLEDWRDRVEDLSPTDVVEYETIYKKLSAVIPTTKKRKRSDDVRTSSKESASPEGRKISAGEDYKRTIASLRTFNKININKTSKSSSDAVAPLVSEEQVFIDDWLEDDIGDVTRKKSTNNYTGTFKRKSSDGNIESVAKKMKLNGTRRSKDNLSTSEDSDDSDTDICQLFEISKRSKRKRQTSLLASGFAVVSRTPSPETRPQSSLSITVNSKQFNKEYVHLRMSVKDELFDIKVAVCEDETKFLTCIINTTERIFREETGCTIKLMLPSVNETVATKENILKIAEEKNKLECEVIELQVPPIVERYKTICSFHNLAPCEIELKCLKSCENTSIFRIKSDDISKQSLVPLLKTLEYEKSIKLLQLSGTVLLTVGVYLHQCLSNLSSLQELYLKGCDINFACLRQVNSLPPQLRVLDLSYNPLSCESHDTLRKLIAPLKYLQILNLRYCMLEDFRLPLDNPNLINCDISWNKLNHDAASSLLSKRLFELNLSNILSSNHSTLSLDTIGVALSPSLETLDLSFCDVTDSDVKIILRQLPRLSKLILSGNTNVSILSINMLLSREPTLNYIDVSGCKDIACNPKAGLIIQNPEICTLIASIEPYLCDSWIELWRGAGIVTKLPHNLAIFKPM, encoded by the coding sequence atgAATATCGACAAACTCATTAAGAAAAAGCAACATGCCAAACGTGACAATAATCTGCATCAGCTGGCTGAAACTACAAAAACTCTTGGCGACTTGTATTTCGAGGATGAACGTTTGGAGGAAGCTCTACAGGAATACACTGAGCAGTTGAAAGTTTGTGAGCAACTGCAAGACAAGCTGAGCTGTGCAATAGCACACAGAATGATTGGAGAGGTTTATGCTAGTTTAGGAAATTATGAACAAGCCCTGATACATCAAAATCTACATTTAGAAGGCGccaaaaatataaagaatttgATAGAGGAACAACGAGCGTTTGCTACTTTAGGTAGAACTTATTTCTGTCTGGCTGAGAGTCTAACAGACAAGACTGAGAAAGATGAGAGTTTAGCCAATGCAAAAGCAGCTTATGTACAGAGCATGGAATTGTGTGACAAATTAGAAATTACTGAGATTAAGCTAGAAGAAAAAACGTTAATGCGAGCGAGATTATTGCTTAATTTAGGATTAACTCTGGAAGCGCAAAAAGATACACAACAAGCAATTAGTCTAATTGAACAAGCGACCACATTATGCATATCTAACAATTTTCAAGAAGATCTGCATCGAACGTGTATTTCTCTAGCGACTATATACGAACGGCAAAACAATTTGGAGTTGGCGCTTAGTTATATCGATACCGCGGCCACCGTGAGCGACATACGCCTAAAAGCTGAAGCAAAATTAACGAAAGCTGAATTGTTCATGCGCTTTGGACAGTGGATTgaaacgcgaaaaattttaGTTTCCTTATATACGAGTAGTAGATTACCTAAAGATATTAATCATCAGGTGGAAAAGTATTTGAGGATTATTGTAACTATCTGTCGAGCAGAAAACAGCCTTCTCGTCGAGACTGATACCTGGGCTAAGCAGAAATTGTACGAGACTTTAGGCGATGCAGCGGTCGCGGTCCAGAGCTTCAACAAAGGTGTGGAATACTATCGACATATGTTGACCTGTGCGGAGATAACCGGCAAACAAATAGGTATTTCTTTAACAAGCCTGGCGCAAACGCTTAAAGATGCAGAACGTTGTGAAGAAGCCTTGCCTGTTGCACGGAGGGAGCTAGAACTTTGTATCAATCCTCGAGAGAAATGCAGGTCGGCGCTATTTCTAGCCGATTTGTTAATAGCAACGAACGCTGCTGATTTAGAAATTCGAGAATGTTACACGTTGGCGTTGAGCTTCGCAAACGAAAGCGAGAACGTGAAATTACAAAAGTCTGCTATAAGAGACCTCGCCAGTTATTTGGAAAGTGTAGGCCAGTTCGATGATGCAGAGAATACTAAACAGAGAGCAGGATTCAATTTGGAGTCATCAAGCGACACGGAGAGTGAAGTATTGCCCGAGGAAAGCGACGGAATTGGCGCAGATATTTGTCTTGAAGACTTGTCCGATTTAGAAACCGAAGAAACTGTCAAGAAGACAATCGGCACTAAGAGAAGATCGAAGAGAACAAAGTCTACAATCAAGAGAAATGAAAAAGGCGAGACGCAGCTGCACGTGGCGTGCATCAATGGCGATATAAATGCCGTCGAGAGGCTCTTGTCGTCCGGTCATTCTACGAACGTCAGAGATCACTGCGGCTGGTCCCCACTTCACGAAGCTGCAAATCACGGTTACGTGGACATTGCGGAACTGCTTTTAAAGCACGGCGCAAATGTTAACGATCCGGGCGGTACATCATGCAAAGGCGTGACGCCGCTTCACGACGCCGCGTATTGCGGACACTTCTCGATGATGCGACTCTTGATGCAGTACGGAGCGACCGTCGCGCTTAAGACCCACGACGGCGATACAGTGCTGGATTGCCTGGAAGATTGGAGAGATCGCGTGGAAGATTTAAGTCCCACTGATGTAGTCGAATACGAaacgatatataaaaaactcTCGGCTGTTATTCCTACGacgaaaaaaaggaaaagatccGACGATGTCCGGACGTCAAGTAAAGAGTCTGCATCGCCTGAGGGTCGAAAAATATCCGCTGGGGAAGATTACAAGAGGACAATAGCAAGCTTGCGCACcttcaataaaattaacattaataaaacatcTAAAAGCAGTAGCGACGCTGTCGCGCCTTTAGTAAGCGAAGAACAAGTTTTCATCGACGATTGGCTCGAAGACGATATCGGGGATGTAACGAGGAAAAAGTCTACGAACAATTACACTGGCACGTTCAAACGAAAGTCTTCCGATGGAAATATAGAGAGCGTTGCTAAAAAGATGAAACTGAATGGTACGCGCCGCAGTAAAGATAATCTTAGTACAAGTGAGGACAGCGATGATTCCGACACTGACATTTGtcaattatttgaaatatctaaaagaagcaaaagaaaacGACAGACATCGCTGCTAGCAAGTGGATTCGCCGTCGTGTCTCGCACGCCATCCCCAGAGACTCGCCCGCAATCGTCTCTAAGTATTACTGTAAATTCGAAACAATTTAACAAAGAATACGTACATTTACGTATGTCCGTAAAAGATGAGCTGTTTGATATAAAAGTAGCGGTTTGCGAAGACGAAACAAAGTTTTTAACGTGTATTATAAATACCACGGAACGTATATTCCGCGAGGAAACCGGTTGTACAATTAAACTTATGTTACCATCCGTAAATGAGACTGTCGCAACGAAggaaaatattctaaaaattgcAGAGGAAAAGAACAAATTGGAATGCGAGGTAATCGAGCTGCAAGTTCCGCCCATTGTCGAACGATATAAGACTATCTGTTCCTTTCATAATTTGGCTCCTTGTGAAATTGAGCTAAAGTGCTTGAAATCCTGCGAAAATACGTCGATATTTCGTATAAAGTCTGATGATATCAGTAAACAATCACTTGTACCGTTATTAAAAACCTTAGAGTATGAAAAAAGCATCAAGTTGTTACAATTGTCGGGCACTGTATTGCTGACAGTGGGAGTATACTTACATCAATGTCTCTCGAATCTATCATCTTTGCAGGAGCTCTATTTAAAAGGctgtgatattaatttcgccTGTTTACGGCAAGTAAACTCGTTGCCTCCACAGTTGAGAGTTCTAGATTTAAGCTATAATCCATTGAGTTGCGAGAGCCATGACACCCTCCGAAAACTGATCGCGCCCTTGAAATATCTGCAAATTCTTAACTTACGTTATTGCATGCTGGAGGACTTTCGTTTGCCGCTCGATAATCCCAATCTTATAAACTGCGATATCTCGTGGAATAAACTAAACCACGACGCGGCGAGTTCTCTTTTGAGTAAACGATTGTTTGAATTGAATCTATCTAATATTCTGTCTTCCAACCATTCCACCTTGAGTTTAGACACGATCGGCGTGGCTCTGTCACCCAGCTTAGAGACGCTAGATCTTTCGTTTTGTGATGTGACAGACTctgatgtaaaaataattctcagaCAATTACCTagattatcaaaattaatacttagCGGTAACACAAATGTATCTATATTATCTATAAACATGCTATTGAGTCGTGAGCCTACGTTAAATTACATCGATGTTAGTGGCTGTAAAGATATCGCGTGTAATCCGAAGGCTGGATTGATTATACAAAATCCTGAAATTTGTACGTTAATAGCTAGCATAGAACCTTATTTATGTGATTCCTGGATTGAATTGTGGCGAGGTGCTGGTATCGTAACGAAATTACCTCATAACTTGGCGATTTTTAAGCCAATGTga